Proteins found in one Plasmodium knowlesi strain H genome assembly, chromosome: 12 genomic segment:
- a CDS encoding tRNA import protein tRIP, putative, with protein sequence MCVLTLVQDDVKSDILKLVLDFIKAVVIKDNEKVAFPEVRHEKKISFEYKEKQYKELFCTLYAIIDIYNCYNELFNEDEGKVSENEEFIFHLASDKFTLKQLDMKHLNDLLCEKSYIVSNRHASIVDIFYFCSVYKLLSEMPPKERVEFSHIYRWFLHIQETLVGNFTTLKKLEVRDSLETFLNSKNVVNPSERANNAGAGQQKDDKNVKNANGENAENGQNGQNVQNVQNEKSKKKNNAQNKNNQKKKVEEPKSLDDITRLNIIVGYVEEVEIHPDADTLYCLKINVGEEKSRDICSGLRLKKNSEDLLHKYVLVLANLKEKSLRGRKSHGMVLCASFGEQIELLAPPSGVKVGERIICENMDVNKLPDKTLSSDKDKNPFFHIQPHLLVKNGVAYYKDTKWLSSKGEIICPLEEGTIS encoded by the exons ATGTGTGTTTTAACGTTAGTGCAGGACGATGTAAAATCGGATATTCTGAAATTGGTCCTTGACTTTATTAAAGCGGTTGTCATCAAAGATAATGAAAAAGTAGCATTTCCCGAAGTTCGACacgaaaag AAAATTTCTTTCGAGTATAAGGAGAAACAGTACAAGGAGCTGTTTTGCACGCTTTACGCGATTATCGATATATACAACTGCTACAACGAATTGTTTAACGAAGATGAAGGCAAAGTGagcgaaaatgaagaattcattttccatttggctAGTGACAAATTTACACTAAAACAGCTAGACATGAAACATTTGAATGATTTGTTGTGTGAAAAATCCTATATTGTCTCGAATAGGCATGCATCCATAGtggacattttttatttctgctCTGTTTATAAACTGTTAAGTGAAATGCCCCCCAAGGAGAGAGTCGAATTttcacacatatatagatgGTTTTTGCACATTCAAGAAACCCTAGTGGGGAATTTCACTACACTGAAAAAGTTGGAAGTGAGGGACAGCCTGGAAACTTTTCTAAATAGTAAAAATGTAGTGAACCCAAGTGAGCGAGCTAATAATGCAGGCGCTGGACAACAGAAGGATGACAAGAAtgttaaaaatgcaaatggagaaaatgcagaaaatggacagaatggacaaaatgtacaaaatgtacaaaatgaaaagagtaaaaagaaaaataatgcacaaaataagaataatcagaaaaaaaaagtagaggaACCAAAAAGCCTGGACGATATTACCAGATTAAATATTATCGTAGGATATGTGGAGGAAGTAGAAATTCACCCAGATGCGGATACGCTGTACTGTTTGAAGATAAATGttggggaagaaaaatccaGGGACATTTGCAGTGGGTTAAGACTTAAGAAAAATTCAGAAGATTTACTACATAAATATGTTTTAGTGTTAGccaatttgaaggaaaagtccttgaggggaaggaaaagtcATGGTATGGTTTTATGCGCATCTTTTGGTGAACAAATAGAACTACTTGCCCCCCCATCTGGAGTGAAGGTTGGGGAGAGAATTATTTGTGAAAACATGGACGTGAATAAATTACCAGATAAAACCTTAAGCTCTGATAAGGACAAGAATCCCTTTTTTCACATCCAGCCACATTTGCTCGTCAAAAATGGTGTAGCATATTATAAAGATACTAAGTGGCTCTCATCCAAAGGAGAAATCATTTGCCCCTTGGAAGAGGGAACAATTTCGTAG
- a CDS encoding GTP-binding protein, putative, giving the protein MQLLGQIFRRYASLRAKLRAEQVSKSVGNDVRNNMVNRVRNDANGVDGEAGSPNGISRRQRERNTKIDVNIYEQLKRKMLGKPLNKVQRKYLKEKRPNFAPIFLDQLKPRMILYKTAIQVSELPLPKYPEIAFIGRSNSGKSTLINELCGRTNKAKVSKLPGCTKEIHFYKIAKPCLLCLVDLPGYGFAHSKEELRLQWNEFTLFYLKNRKNLKKVFVLIDCRVGLKTSDKELLHFFDRYNIKYQIVFSKCDLLNTKDLAVKIQIANEEIACFKNLEAPIIPLSSLKRQNLNELRKEIARYQLNKTIVKNNIVMKINDLIEQKRLKKLAVGVNGHANNDLSDINRISGTVDDQFNRSTGNTSDGSSTKSKNRTLNVGETLSKDILLSDDTISEALNRWKKLNKAVVDTPFNKYMGFHMKRIINTLQEKFLRHCREEFDDNDLNIIDDVIEKCGKLCHKNENSVDPSSRQITDEEQFCVKNTQSHYIKGTTYMQNKQRKYKKGLESRKEQLEGDMEKKHLEGETIDDKSSNKHVIVDLPPWEMSDVGISEKIDGNENEKTDIRSNETISEETWDMDKWVLDNNARYSTNDLEDPESNEHKNKTDDYSNISLLSSIDSMELEKELLLDSLLLSDEKRKNKYEYHQCENVKMDNLFGENKNKSWSEQFKREDYSKVKDNILLEEEDTYAPEDYASGLKRSKAASQNGDILSNYTFNMKDKGTHQIYEKIKSDAYKMYRSRQLENLDIQTSSGTPGQGKNLQKGETHTIIRSASQGDKTRVEKNSPICSGSADDLASPQGASSTNRENTHVKKHYIGLKTRSTIIKGTKKLKLFGKKRTTDIVHVPVDLATDYFKLSNNSTIYDKKKNSWNYINSKYNKWLKKMTRKRVPTEITGPVKKVDVMVRYAEKQESKYKKEKNKMLMRKKNLGMITKPPNHKKGGKISRNYTLSDEQKIFDREAFFKYRDVQK; this is encoded by the coding sequence ATGCAGCTACTAGGCCAAATCTTTCGAAGGTACGCCAGCCTACGCGCCAAACTGAGGGCAGAACAGGTGAGCAAGAGTGTGGGAAACGATGTGAGAAACAATATGGTTAATCGTGTAAGGAACGATGCGAACGGAGTGGATGGAGAGGCAGGAAGCCCCAACGGCATAAGCAGAAGACAAAGGGAGAGGAACACAAAAATagatgtaaatatatatgaacagttaaaaaggaaaatgttggGAAAACCATTGAATAAGGTGCAAAGGAAATACCTGAAGGAAAAGCGACCGAATTTTGCGCCCATATTTTTAGACCAGTTAAAGCCAAGAATGATATTATATAAAACGGCTATTCAAGTGAGTGAGTTACCTTTACCAAAATATCCAGAAATAGCCTTTATAGGTAGATCAAATAGTGGAAAATCTACACTAATTAACGAATTGTGTGggagaacaaataaagcCAAAGTGAGTAAATTACCAGGATGCACAAAagaaatacatttttataaaattgcTAAACCTTGCTTGTTATGTCTAGTTGATTTGCCCGGATATGGATTTGCCCATAGTAAGGAAGAATTACGGCTACAGTGGAATGAATTTaccttattttatttgaaaaacagaaaaaatttaaaaaaagtttttgTTCTCATTGATTGTAGAGTTGGACTAAAAACAAGTGATAAAGAattgctccatttttttgaccGGTATAATATTAAATATCAGATAGTCTTTAGCAAATGTGACTTACTGAATACGAAAGACTTAGCCGTAAAAATTCAAATCGCGAACGAGGAAATTGCCTgctttaaaaatttggagGCCCCAATTATTCCCTTAAGTTCGCTGAAAAGACAGAATTTGAATGAACTGCGCAAGGAAATTGCCAGGTACCAGCTAAACAAAACCATCGTTAAAAATAACATCGTGATGAAGATCAACGACTTGATCGAACAAAAGAGGTTGAAGAAGTTGGCTGTAGGCGTCAATGGCCATGCTAATAACGACCTTAGCGATATTAACCGCATTAGCGGCACAGTAGACGATCAGTTTAACCGCTCCACGGGAAATACTTCAGATGGTAGCAGcacaaaaagtaaaaatagaACTCTTAACGTAGGTGAAACACTATCAAAGGATATACTACTCAGTGATGACACCATTTCGGAAGCATTAAAtaggtggaaaaaattaaacaaagcGGTTGTAGATACACCCTTTAATAAATACATGGGTTTCCACATGAAGCGCATAATAAACACGCTGCAGGAAAAGTTTCTGCGTCATTGTCGTGAAGAGTTTGACGACAATGACTTAAACATTATTGACGATGTGATTGAAAAATGTGGTAAACTGTGTcacaaaaatgagaattCGGTGGACCCATCCTCAAGGCAGATAACTGATGAAGAACAATTCTGCGTGAAAAACACACAGAGTCATTACATTAAGGGGACCACTTATAtgcaaaataaacaaaggaAATACAAGAAAGGATTGGAGTCAAGGAAAGAACAATTGGAAGGTGATATGGAGAAGAAACACTTAGAGGGAGAAACCATTGACGATAAATCTAGTAATAAGCATGTTATTGTAGATTTACCCCCATGGGAAATGTCTGATGTAGGAATCAGCGAAAAGATTGACggaaatgaaaatgagaaaaccGACATAAGGAGCAACGAAACGATATCGGAAGAGACATGGGATATGGACAAATGGGTGCTTGATAATAACGCAAGATATAGTACAAACGATTTGGAAGATCCCGAGAGTAATGAGCATAAAAACAAAACTGATGATTATTCGAATATCTCTTTACTGAGTAGTATCGACTCTATGGAACTAGAGAAGGAACTCCTTTTGGACAGTCTACTCTTATcggatgaaaaaaggaagaacaaatatGAGTACCACCAATgcgaaaatgtaaaaatggataatttatttggagaaaacaaaaacaaatcaTGGAGCGAACAGTTTAAACGGGAGGATTATTCCAAGGTTAAGGATAACATTCTGTTGGAGGAGGAAGATACGTATGCCCCTGAGGATTATGCAAGTGGATTAAAGAGGAGTAAAGCAGCCTCACAGAATGGTGACATCCTCTCCAATTACACGTTTAACATGAAGGATAAAGGCACGCATCAAAtatacgaaaaaataaaatcagaTGCCTACAAGATGTATAGAAGTAGGCAACTAGAAAATTTAGACATTCAAACCAGTTCAGGCACACCTGGACAAGgcaaaaatttacaaaagggggaaacgCACACCATCATTCGTTCTGCTTCACAAGGGGACAAAACCCGTGTGGAAAAGAACTCACCTATATGTAGTGGCTCTGCCGATGATCTAGCCTCCCCGCAGGGTGCATCCTCCACAAATAGAGAAAACACGCATGTGAAGAAACATTACATTGGCTTAAAAACCAGAAGCACCATTATCAAAGGaacgaagaaattaaaattatttggtaaaaaaagaaccacGGACATTGTTCACGTTCCTGTTGATTTGGCAACCGATTATTTTAAGTTAAGCAACAACTCCACCATTTAtgataagaagaagaacagttGGAATTATATTAACTCCAAATATAACAAGTGgcttaaaaaaatgacacgCAAGAGGGTCCCCACCGAAATAACCGGCCCAGTTAAAAAGGTAGATGTCATGGTGAGATATGCAGAGAAGCAGGAAAGCAAAtataagaaggagaagaacaaaatgctCATGCGGAAGAAAAACCTGGGTATGATTACTAAACCGCCGAATCATAAGAAGGGCGGGAAGATATCAAGAAATTATACCCTATCGGATGAGCAAAAGATATTTGATAGGGAGGCCTTTTTTAAGTATCGCGATGTTCAAAAGTGA
- a CDS encoding replication factor A protein 3, putative, with amino-acid sequence MEQFIAPRVNKKYLNKFYNKNVRILGKVLKKEGGELTLQTCDNEEVKCFLSENQGEGTLDQYVEVLGKVNKDDTISDIVYVQNGGNSLNLNEMNNLINLTFMEEFEEIF; translated from the exons ATGGAACAGTTCATAGCGCC GAGAGTCAACAAAAAATACCTGAACAAATTTTACAACAAGAATGTGCGAATACTGGGCAAggttttaaagaaggaaggaggggAGCTGACTCTGCAAACGTGCGATA ATGAAGAAGTAAAATGCTTTTTGAGTGAAAATCAAGGGGAAGGCACGTTAGATCAATATGTCGAAGTTTtagggaag GTGAACAAAGATGATACTATAAGTGATATAGTTTACGTACAGAATGGAGGAAATTCTTTAA atttaaatgaaatgaataatttaataaaCTTAACTTTTATGgaagaatttgaagaaatattttaa
- a CDS encoding ADP-ribosylation factor, putative, which translates to MVLLKILKKIKEKQKNLRIIILGLDNAGKTTIVKRLLGEDIYKVSPTFGFTIETLQFDKHLINIWDIGGQKSIRHFWKNYYENVDGIIYVIDSSDLFRIQLCSYELKQILKEERLYGCSLLILSNKVDIENSLKVEQIVQILKLNEMNIDRHWCINECSAFSGKGLLKSFMWLIDDISYRINNTY; encoded by the exons ATGGTGCTCCTGAAAATTcttaagaaaataaaagaaaagcaaaaaaactTAAGGATAATCATACTAGGGTTGGACAACGCGGGAAAAACTACAATCGTGAAGAGATTATTAGGGGAAGACATTTATAAGGTAAGTCCCACGTTCGGATTTACCATTGAGACGTTGCAGTTTGATAAACACCTTATTAATATATGGGATATAGGGGGACAGAAAAGTATTAGGcacttttggaaaaattattacgaGAATGTAGATGGCATTATTTATGTCATCGATAGCTCTGATTTGTTCAGAATCCAATTGTGTTCATATGAGTTGAAGcaaattttaaaggaggagagACTATACGGATGCTCCTTACTGATTTTATCTAACAAGGTGGACATAGAGAACTCTTTAAAAGTGGAGCAAATCGTTCAG ATTTTGAAGCTAAACGAAATGAACATTGATCGCCACTGGTGCATAAATGAGTGCAGCGCTTTTTCGGGAAAGGGCTTACTAAAGTCGTTTATGTGGTTGATCGATGACATAAGCTACAGAATTAACAATACTTACTGA
- a CDS encoding RNA polymerase II transcription factor B subunit 5, putative, protein MVTAIKGVLVKCDEPTMQIILLMNEGKNFLIEKISDTVCLCKENVYDFLEKEVIRQLEYTERHETEE, encoded by the coding sequence atggttaCTGCTATAAAGGGAGTTTTAGTGAAATGCGACGAGCCAACGATGCAAATAATTCTTCTCATGAATGAAGGCAAAAATTTCTTGATAGAGAAAATCAGTGACACAGTTTGCTTgtgcaaagaaaatgtatacgactttttggaaaaagaagtgATAAGACAGTTGGAGTACACAGAAAGGCACGAAACGGAAGAATAA